A single region of the Gemella sp. zg-570 genome encodes:
- a CDS encoding GrpB family protein — protein MKRNISIKKLNNLSFKNNFLEEIKKIKDIPKMPSFTYEHIGSTAINNSLGEEIIDILIVVENLHEINNFDEKRLNNMGYHRFAHKGKGFISYCKIKDFTKMDYNIKLFIAQKDTDIHKNFIFFNYLLKNNNKIFEDYQNFKKENFNLKSNSKEYIKKRDIFIKKILNGDKNAKRT, from the coding sequence ATGAAAAGAAATATAAGTATCAAAAAATTAAATAATCTTTCTTTCAAAAATAATTTTTTAGAAGAAATTAAAAAAATTAAAGATATACCTAAAATGCCTAGCTTCACTTATGAACATATCGGTTCAACTGCAATTAATAATTCTTTGGGTGAAGAAATAATAGATATTTTAATCGTGGTAGAAAATTTACACGAAATAAATAATTTTGATGAAAAAAGATTGAATAATATGGGCTATCACAGGTTTGCTCATAAGGGAAAAGGATTTATTTCTTACTGCAAAATAAAAGATTTTACTAAAATGGATTACAACATAAAATTATTTATTGCGCAAAAAGATACTGACATACATAAAAATTTTATTTTCTTTAACTATTTATTAAAAAATAATAATAAAATATTTGAAGACTATCAAAATTTTAAAAAAGAAAATTTTAATCTGAAAAGTAATAGCAAAGAATATATAAAGAAACGAGATATTTTTATTAAGAAAATATTAAATGGAGATAAAAATGCTAAAAGAACTTGA
- the murB gene encoding UDP-N-acetylmuramate dehydrogenase: MLKELEKILVDSIIKYDQPLKNYSYTKTGGKSDALIIIKNVAELKKVIEFANKYSINVTILGNGSNVLISDKGIRGLTIITSGLNKIDLLEDNIVRCQVGLTLKELTDFLIEKELSGLEFACGIPGSVGGAIFMNAGAYGGEVKDVVIRVETLSLEGQYKEYSNSDMNFSYRHSIIQDTKDIITTVYFKLKPGNKKEMMARVEDLNKMRSDKQPLEYPSCGSVFKRPEGYFAGKLIQDADCQGLTIGGAQVSTKHAGFMINIDNATCEDYKNLIALVQKKVFEHSGVKLEREVKIIGE, translated from the coding sequence ATGCTAAAAGAACTTGAAAAAATATTAGTCGACAGTATTATTAAATATGACCAGCCACTAAAAAATTATTCTTACACAAAAACTGGTGGGAAAAGTGATGCCTTAATTATTATAAAAAATGTCGCAGAGTTAAAAAAAGTTATAGAATTTGCAAATAAATATTCTATCAATGTAACTATTTTGGGCAATGGTTCTAATGTTCTGATTTCTGATAAGGGAATTAGGGGGCTTACTATAATTACCAGTGGTCTGAATAAAATAGACCTGTTAGAAGATAATATAGTTAGGTGCCAAGTTGGTTTAACTCTAAAAGAACTGACCGATTTTCTGATAGAAAAAGAATTGAGTGGTTTAGAATTTGCTTGTGGTATTCCTGGCAGTGTGGGTGGTGCAATTTTTATGAATGCAGGTGCCTATGGCGGTGAAGTTAAAGATGTTGTAATAAGGGTTGAAACGTTATCACTAGAGGGGCAGTATAAAGAATATTCAAATAGTGATATGAATTTTTCATATCGACACTCAATTATCCAAGATACAAAAGATATTATCACAACTGTTTATTTCAAACTAAAACCTGGAAACAAAAAAGAAATGATGGCTAGGGTTGAGGACTTAAATAAAATGCGTTCGGATAAACAGCCACTTGAATATCCGTCATGTGGTTCTGTCTTTAAAAGACCCGAGGGTTATTTTGCTGGAAAATTAATTCAAGACGCTGACTGTCAAGGACTAACTATCGGCGGTGCTCAGGTATCTACTAAACACGCTGGTTTTATGATAAATATAGATAATGCAACTTGTGAAGACTATAAAAACTTAATTGCTCTAGTTCAAAAAAAAGTTTTTGAACATAGTGGCGTAAAATTAGAGCGTGAAGTTAAGATAATAGGAGAATAA
- a CDS encoding restriction endonuclease subunit S: protein MKRYKKYKRVDLPWLREVPEHWEILPNKVFLKSKKKVVGNKEHEYELLSLTKNGINVKGNNNFTGKMPETFENYQEVNIGKLVMCLFDLDQSAVFSSVSKYKGKITSAYEVFEIIGANKKFVDYYFRYIFQDRKYKVYSKSVRYTITKDEFKNIKSIIPPLSEQNQIANFLDWKIGEIDRLVGLEKNKIEKLDELLFNKLNSIYDNLKNYNLVTLKRISNVYSGKEVVDEIKKSSSSFEVYGSGPTAFKYTSNYLFDGKYIIFGRKGTIGKPYILDKKFWLVDTAYAITNNKKVSFDYLYYILRIFKWEIFTTNTVKPSVVADEIIKTKVKLPTIKIQKNINKKINMLENKIKMYKSLVNQQIQNLQELKLTLISDVVTGKIDIREIEIPEEYRREIDY from the coding sequence ATGAAAAGATATAAAAAGTATAAGAGAGTAGACTTGCCCTGGTTAAGGGAAGTGCCAGAACATTGGGAGATATTACCAAATAAAGTCTTTTTAAAAAGTAAAAAAAAAGTAGTAGGAAATAAAGAACATGAATACGAATTGTTATCACTAACAAAAAATGGAATAAATGTAAAAGGGAATAATAACTTTACTGGAAAAATGCCAGAAACTTTTGAAAATTACCAAGAAGTTAATATTGGTAAATTAGTTATGTGCCTATTTGATTTAGATCAGTCAGCTGTATTTTCTTCTGTTTCTAAGTATAAAGGTAAAATTACATCCGCCTATGAAGTATTTGAAATAATAGGAGCAAACAAAAAATTTGTAGATTATTATTTTAGATATATTTTTCAAGATAGAAAATATAAAGTGTATTCAAAATCTGTTAGATATACCATAACAAAAGATGAATTTAAAAACATAAAATCTATTATCCCCCCCCTATCTGAACAAAACCAAATAGCTAACTTTCTTGATTGGAAGATAGGGGAGATTGATAGGTTGGTGGGGTTGGAGAAAAATAAAATTGAAAAGCTGGATGAGTTGTTGTTTAATAAATTAAATTCAATATATGATAACTTGAAAAATTATAATTTAGTAACATTAAAAAGAATTAGTAATGTGTATTCTGGAAAAGAAGTCGTAGATGAAATTAAAAAAAGTAGTTCTTCTTTTGAAGTGTATGGTTCTGGCCCTACAGCATTTAAATATACAAGTAATTATTTGTTTGATGGGAAATATATTATATTTGGAAGAAAAGGAACTATTGGGAAGCCTTATATTTTAGATAAAAAATTTTGGCTTGTTGACACTGCTTATGCTATTACAAATAATAAAAAAGTAAGTTTTGATTATTTATATTATATCTTAAGAATATTTAAGTGGGAAATATTTACCACTAATACAGTGAAGCCAAGTGTGGTTGCCGATGAAATTATTAAAACTAAAGTTAAATTACCTACAATTAAAATTCAGAAAAATATCAATAAAAAAATTAATATGTTAGAAAACAAAATTAAAATGTATAAAAGTTTAGTAAATCAACAAATCCAAAACTTACAAGAACTAAAACTAACATTAATTTCTGATGTAGTTACAGGAAAAATAGATATAAGAGAAATAGAAATACCAGAGGAATATAGGAGGGAAATTGATTATTAG
- a CDS encoding ClC family H(+)/Cl(-) exchange transporter yields MNILKKRRREIFSESSLLFDGIIVGIMAGIVGVIYRLMIGYSEKVIYFFENNIGSNKIYILYLILFLLVMGFLSAYMVKKEPYSSGSGIPQVVAEVTGRIDTRPFRILFYKMFGGFFAALGGLSLGREGPSIQLGAMSGKLVSKLLRRDSVKENYLLTCGASAGLSVAFNAPLAGVMFSIEEIHKNISKKLVVSCFASAVVADVISQYVFGFEAIFKFSNLASIELQTYIFIAILGIFLGLCGTFYNLLMKFCLKIYNKITLNILLRPQIAMFCSLVMFIFFPIVLGSGHHLVEKLIYTTYGILFLIVLYFLKTFFSLMSFSSGVAGGIFLPILVQGAILGALFSKFVGTEYLSIFIILSMAGYLTAVVRSPLTSIILIFEMTQKLSYFLPLAICCLAAYYTANILGTKPVYEYLLGNLLSKEHIKFDGENEIEFELTIEADSALINRKICEIDWGKNIFVAEIERNAKHILPKGDTLLNQNDKLLIKATKESSDDFVNKFLEK; encoded by the coding sequence ATGAATATTCTAAAAAAAAGACGCAGGGAGATTTTTAGCGAATCATCTCTCTTATTTGATGGTATTATAGTTGGTATTATGGCTGGCATAGTAGGTGTCATATATAGACTAATGATAGGTTATAGTGAAAAAGTTATATATTTTTTTGAAAATAATATTGGGTCAAATAAAATATATATTTTATATCTGATATTATTTTTGCTAGTAATGGGATTTTTATCTGCTTATATGGTAAAAAAAGAACCTTATTCATCTGGGAGTGGCATACCCCAAGTTGTAGCAGAAGTTACTGGTCGAATAGACACCAGACCTTTTAGAATTTTATTTTATAAAATGTTTGGAGGATTTTTTGCAGCCCTGGGTGGTTTGTCCCTGGGTAGAGAGGGACCTTCTATTCAACTAGGTGCAATGAGTGGAAAACTTGTCTCAAAATTATTAAGACGTGATAGTGTTAAAGAAAATTATTTATTAACTTGTGGCGCTAGTGCTGGTCTTTCGGTAGCCTTTAATGCACCACTTGCAGGAGTTATGTTTTCTATCGAAGAAATTCATAAAAATATTTCTAAAAAATTAGTTGTCAGTTGTTTTGCTTCGGCAGTAGTTGCTGATGTCATAAGTCAATATGTATTTGGTTTTGAGGCGATATTCAAATTTTCAAATCTTGCTAGCATAGAATTACAAACTTATATTTTTATAGCCATCTTGGGAATATTTTTAGGACTGTGTGGAACTTTTTATAATCTATTAATGAAATTTTGTTTAAAAATATATAATAAAATTACTCTTAATATATTGTTACGTCCACAAATAGCTATGTTTTGTTCTTTAGTAATGTTTATATTTTTTCCTATTGTATTGGGTAGTGGTCATCACTTGGTGGAAAAATTAATCTATACCACTTATGGAATTTTATTTTTAATAGTATTATATTTTTTAAAAACATTTTTCTCACTAATGTCTTTTTCGTCTGGAGTAGCAGGAGGTATATTTCTTCCAATTTTAGTACAGGGAGCGATTCTAGGAGCCTTATTTAGTAAATTTGTTGGAACAGAATATTTGTCAATATTTATTATATTATCAATGGCTGGTTACTTAACTGCCGTTGTAAGAAGTCCGCTAACTTCGATTATTTTAATTTTTGAAATGACACAAAAGCTATCTTATTTTTTACCACTGGCAATATGTTGTTTAGCCGCTTATTACACTGCTAATATTTTGGGAACTAAACCAGTTTATGAATATTTATTAGGAAATTTACTATCTAAGGAACATATAAAATTTGACGGAGAAAATGAAATAGAATTTGAATTAACTATCGAGGCAGATTCTGCTTTAATAAATAGAAAAATTTGTGAAATAGATTGGGGAAAAAATATTTTTGTTGCAGAAATAGAAAGAAATGCAAAACACATCTTACCTAAGGGAGATACGCTATTAAATCAAAATGACAAATTACTTATCAAGGCTACAAAGGAAAGTTCAGATGATTTTGTAAATAAATTTTTAGAAAAATAG
- a CDS encoding sodium:alanine symporter family protein — protein sequence MTEKLINLMEIINDFMWTYFLIGLIIVVGLYFTISTKFVQFIYIKEMFKLIAEKPIKDTKGQQKGVSAFQAFTISAASRVGTGTIAGVAIAIALGGPGSVLWMWIVALFGGASSFAESALAQVYKVRDRKGVFRGGPAYYMEKGLGQKWMGVLFAIVISITYGFAFNSVQTNTIAQSLAIYNIDTKIVGIALLVLTIFVIFGGVTKIVKITQWLVPIMALIYLLIVLVIMIINFDKIPGLISQIFKSAFGLEQVAGGTIGLATSILLGVKRGMFTNEAGLGSTPNAAATADSTHPAKQGFIQTLGVYFDTCLVCTATAFLILLYPGIEYGNGKLQGIQLTQVALTSQIGSIGTIFLIVAIFLFGYSSVVGNYYYGETNIQYLIPKKWAVNVYRVFCCIFVYLGSVADLNIVWGAADITMGIMALLNLIAIVGLSSVVYVVLKDYVKQKKLGKDPVFYLDNLPIKLNNVDCWKNKPKENK from the coding sequence ATGACTGAAAAATTAATTAATCTAATGGAAATAATAAATGATTTTATGTGGACCTATTTTTTAATAGGTTTAATTATTGTTGTAGGTTTGTACTTTACTATTAGCACTAAATTTGTTCAATTTATATATATAAAAGAAATGTTTAAACTTATAGCAGAAAAACCTATTAAAGATACTAAGGGACAACAAAAAGGCGTATCTGCCTTTCAAGCATTCACTATTTCAGCTGCGTCTAGGGTTGGTACTGGAACCATTGCAGGAGTTGCCATAGCTATTGCTTTAGGAGGACCTGGTTCAGTCTTATGGATGTGGATAGTAGCACTTTTTGGTGGTGCTTCATCATTTGCCGAATCTGCCCTTGCACAAGTTTATAAGGTAAGGGATAGAAAGGGAGTTTTTCGTGGAGGACCTGCCTATTACATGGAAAAAGGTCTTGGTCAAAAATGGATGGGTGTATTATTTGCCATAGTCATATCAATAACTTATGGTTTTGCATTTAACTCTGTACAGACTAACACAATAGCTCAATCTTTGGCAATTTATAATATAGATACGAAAATAGTAGGAATAGCATTATTAGTTTTAACTATATTTGTCATCTTTGGAGGGGTAACTAAGATAGTAAAAATTACTCAATGGTTAGTACCCATAATGGCCCTAATATATTTATTAATAGTCTTGGTAATTATGATTATTAATTTTGATAAAATTCCAGGTTTAATATCACAAATTTTTAAATCTGCATTCGGTTTAGAACAAGTTGCAGGAGGAACTATTGGTTTAGCTACTTCTATACTTTTAGGAGTAAAAAGAGGTATGTTTACTAATGAAGCAGGTTTAGGTTCAACACCTAATGCGGCAGCAACTGCTGATAGTACGCATCCAGCTAAGCAAGGTTTTATTCAAACTTTGGGTGTATATTTTGATACTTGTTTGGTATGTACAGCTACGGCCTTTTTAATTTTATTATATCCAGGTATAGAGTATGGCAATGGGAAGTTACAGGGTATTCAATTAACACAAGTAGCCTTAACTTCACAAATAGGTAGTATCGGAACAATATTTTTAATAGTTGCAATATTTTTATTTGGTTATAGTTCTGTTGTTGGAAATTATTACTACGGAGAAACAAATATCCAATATTTAATTCCTAAAAAATGGGCAGTAAATGTTTACAGGGTATTTTGTTGTATATTTGTCTATCTAGGAAGTGTTGCAGACTTGAATATTGTTTGGGGAGCTGCTGATATCACAATGGGAATTATGGCATTATTAAATCTTATTGCAATAGTTGGGCTATCTAGTGTAGTTTATGTAGTCCTTAAAGATTATGTTAAGCAGAAAAAATTAGGTAAAGACCCAGTATTTTATTTGGATAACCTACCAATTAAATTAAATAATGTCGATTGTTGGAAAAATAAACCAAAAGAAAATAAATAA
- the whiA gene encoding DNA-binding protein WhiA: protein MSYASEMKKELTMIKISKDKEFLSELSALVKMNGILTIANGRLSIGIQTENAAIARRIFSLIKQFYDVNINISVRKKMKLKKNNVYICRLDEKVKEILTELYILSDNYTLRTDIAKELTDTDEKKRSYLRGAFLAGGSINNPRTSRYHLEIFSQYAEHNKELMKLLNSYDLNARSLERKKGFIVYVKESEKIADFINIVGAYQSLFQFEDERIVRDINNSVNRMQNCDLANMNKMVKASSRQVEDINIIEERLGIENLDDKLRLVAEARLKNQELALKELAELIEDGKLSKSGLNHRFRKLANIAKELKEGTYKKNI, encoded by the coding sequence ATGTCATACGCATCTGAAATGAAAAAAGAGCTAACAATGATTAAAATAAGTAAAGATAAAGAATTTTTGTCAGAATTATCTGCTTTAGTCAAAATGAATGGAATTTTAACCATAGCAAATGGGAGGCTGAGTATAGGTATTCAAACAGAAAATGCAGCCATAGCAAGAAGAATTTTTTCTTTAATAAAACAATTTTACGACGTTAACATAAATATATCGGTAAGAAAAAAAATGAAATTAAAGAAAAATAATGTCTATATTTGTAGACTAGATGAGAAAGTAAAAGAAATTTTAACAGAATTATACATTTTAAGTGATAACTACACACTAAGAACAGACATAGCAAAAGAACTAACAGATACCGACGAAAAAAAACGTTCTTATTTGAGAGGAGCTTTTTTGGCTGGAGGTTCTATAAATAACCCCAGAACCTCAAGATATCACCTAGAAATATTTTCACAATATGCAGAACACAATAAAGAATTAATGAAACTACTAAATAGTTATGACCTCAATGCAAGAAGTCTCGAGAGAAAAAAAGGCTTTATTGTTTATGTTAAAGAATCGGAAAAAATCGCTGATTTTATAAATATTGTTGGAGCCTATCAATCCCTATTCCAATTTGAAGATGAAAGAATAGTTAGGGATATAAATAATTCTGTAAATAGAATGCAAAACTGCGATCTGGCAAATATGAATAAAATGGTCAAGGCTTCTAGCAGACAAGTAGAAGATATAAATATAATTGAAGAAAGACTAGGAATTGAAAATTTAGACGATAAGTTAAGACTAGTAGCAGAAGCAAGGCTGAAAAATCAAGAATTAGCCCTGAAAGAACTAGCAGAACTTATAGAAGACGGAAAATTATCTAAATCTGGTCTTAACCACAGGTTTAGAAAATTAGCAAATATAGCAAAAGAACTAAAAGAGGGAACTTATAAAAAGAATATCTAA
- a CDS encoding DegV family protein → MTKIKLITDSTSDLRKSEIEKYDIEVLPVKVTIDGQEFDSIDNEEYIYKMRDAKQFFTSQPSVGLFLEAYKKWTNLGYSVISIHISSAVSGTYSTAASVAKEFNNVFVIDSMTASRGMHYYIEDAYKYIKEGKDAEEIYKLLIEKQNKIITYVTIDRLDNLVKGGRLKKSAGLIGGLLNLKILTKLYPEELAPVDKVRGKKRLIQSLIENLKNDVAGKEIKKISLVNVLAYEYIDSIKEEIAKEFNYKISDEDIFITTPAISTHTGEGAVGIIVEIK, encoded by the coding sequence ATGACAAAAATAAAATTAATAACTGATTCAACTAGCGACCTAAGAAAAAGCGAAATTGAAAAATATGATATTGAGGTTTTACCAGTAAAAGTTACCATTGACGGGCAAGAATTTGATAGTATAGATAATGAAGAATATATCTATAAAATGCGAGATGCAAAACAATTTTTTACCAGTCAACCCTCGGTAGGTTTATTTTTAGAAGCCTATAAAAAATGGACTAATTTAGGTTATTCAGTAATATCTATTCATATTTCATCAGCAGTAAGTGGAACCTATAGCACAGCAGCATCTGTTGCCAAAGAATTTAATAATGTATTCGTTATAGATTCAATGACAGCCTCTAGGGGTATGCACTATTATATAGAAGATGCCTACAAGTACATTAAAGAAGGTAAAGATGCAGAAGAAATATATAAATTGCTTATTGAAAAACAAAATAAAATAATTACTTATGTTACTATTGACAGGCTGGATAACTTAGTAAAGGGAGGAAGATTAAAAAAATCTGCTGGCCTTATTGGAGGTCTACTTAATCTAAAAATATTAACAAAATTATATCCAGAAGAACTTGCTCCAGTAGACAAGGTTAGGGGGAAGAAAAGATTAATTCAAAGTTTAATTGAAAATTTAAAAAATGATGTGGCAGGTAAAGAAATTAAAAAAATTAGTTTAGTAAATGTCTTAGCCTATGAATACATAGATAGCATAAAAGAAGAAATAGCTAAAGAATTTAATTATAAAATTTCAGATGAAGATATTTTCATTACAACTCCAGCAATTTCAACTCACACTGGCGAGGGAGCCGTAGGAATAATTGTAGAAATAAAATAA
- a CDS encoding DegV family protein, producing the protein MLRENMARIKLITDSTSDLTQEEIEFYNIAVIPMKVTIDGEDFDGIDNEEYIYRMRDAKQFSTSQPAVGLFMDAYKKWTEKGYEIISLHVSSALSGTYNTAFCVAQDYKGVHVVDTMTATCGMKYFIKDAYDYIKEGKNVKDIVELLVAKQKKVLTYVTIDKLDNLVRSGRLKKTAGLIGNFLNLKILTKLLPDELVVLDKVRGKKKLVQALINAIKKDVENKKIKTISLVNVLSYEYIDMVREKMLEVFDYQVLDKNIVITTPAVSTHAGEGAVGVMIEVE; encoded by the coding sequence ATGTTGAGAGAAAATATGGCTAGAATAAAATTAATTACTGACAGCACGAGCGACTTAACTCAAGAAGAAATTGAGTTTTACAATATAGCAGTTATACCTATGAAAGTTACTATTGACGGAGAAGATTTTGACGGCATAGATAATGAAGAATATATTTATCGTATGCGTGATGCCAAACAATTTTCTACCAGTCAACCTGCAGTAGGTTTGTTTATGGATGCATATAAAAAATGGACTGAAAAAGGATATGAAATTATATCTTTACATGTTTCTAGTGCTTTGAGCGGTACTTATAATACAGCTTTTTGCGTTGCACAAGACTATAAAGGAGTTCATGTTGTTGATACCATGACGGCTACTTGTGGTATGAAATATTTTATAAAAGATGCTTACGACTATATTAAAGAAGGAAAAAATGTAAAAGATATAGTAGAATTATTAGTAGCAAAACAGAAAAAAGTTTTGACTTATGTTACTATTGATAAACTTGACAACCTAGTAAGAAGTGGTCGTTTGAAAAAAACTGCTGGGCTTATAGGTAATTTCTTAAATCTAAAAATTTTAACAAAATTATTACCCGATGAGCTTGTTGTTCTTGATAAGGTAAGAGGCAAGAAAAAATTAGTTCAGGCCCTAATAAACGCCATAAAAAAAGACGTTGAAAATAAAAAAATTAAAACAATCAGTTTAGTAAATGTACTTTCTTATGAATATATAGACATGGTAAGAGAAAAAATGTTAGAAGTATTTGATTATCAAGTATTGGATAAAAATATTGTAATAACGACACCAGCTGTATCGACGCATGCAGGAGAGGGGGCTGTGGGAGTTATGATAGAAGTTGAATAA
- a CDS encoding YigZ family protein — MTKKFITIKNNVDNELIEKKSRFITYLIRISSQEEAKEFIQKMKKKFYDASHVCSAFVFGDNNEITRANDDGEPSGTAGTPMLDVLLKNNIKNVCAVSIRYFGGTKLGTGGLVRAYSSGLIEAIKKAKLIERKNALEINFEIEYSLNGKIEYEITKTNFLVDDVIYSDKINYKIFVIKNEDEVFLNWIREATNGKFKIISSREKLLEFDIK; from the coding sequence ATGACAAAAAAATTTATCACAATTAAAAATAATGTAGACAATGAATTGATAGAAAAAAAATCCAGATTTATTACTTATCTAATAAGAATATCTAGCCAAGAAGAAGCCAAAGAATTTATACAAAAGATGAAGAAAAAATTTTATGATGCAAGCCATGTTTGTTCAGCATTTGTTTTTGGCGACAACAACGAAATAACAAGAGCAAATGATGACGGCGAGCCGAGTGGAACTGCTGGAACTCCTATGCTAGATGTTCTATTAAAAAATAATATAAAAAATGTTTGTGCTGTTAGCATAAGATATTTTGGGGGAACAAAATTAGGAACAGGTGGACTTGTTCGTGCCTATTCTTCTGGCCTTATAGAAGCAATAAAAAAAGCTAAGCTAATAGAAAGAAAAAATGCTTTAGAAATAAATTTTGAAATTGAATATTCACTTAATGGTAAAATAGAGTATGAAATTACAAAAACAAATTTTTTAGTAGATGATGTGATATATAGCGACAAGATAAATTACAAAATTTTTGTAATAAAAAATGAAGACGAAGTATTTTTAAATTGGATTAGGGAAGCAACAAATGGTAAATTTAAAATTATTTCATCAAGGGAAAAATTATTAGAATTTGATATAAAATAA